Proteins from one Pseudomonas bijieensis genomic window:
- a CDS encoding arylamine N-acetyltransferase family protein, translating into MSHSQLSDTARYLRRLGFDAPPAPTLDTLRQLQWRHTAEFPFETLSTLLRQPVPIDLESVERKVFEQGRGGYCYELNQLFLALLQALGFEARGITGRVVMNAPEGTWTARTHRLSLVTFEGVRYITDVGFGGMVPTAPLLLDSREAQVTPHEPYRIETHADGYLLRANVADEWRPMYLFDLQRQEDIDYTLGNWYVCSHPESPFMGRLMVARTGDGLRKTLNGNSYAVHRIGQESERRSLTDADELIDVLEQEFDLRVPPRELLRPAVVGLLQP; encoded by the coding sequence CCTGGGCTTCGATGCGCCCCCCGCGCCGACCCTCGACACGTTACGTCAACTGCAATGGCGCCATACCGCCGAATTCCCCTTTGAAACCCTCTCGACATTGCTGCGCCAACCCGTGCCCATCGACCTTGAGTCGGTCGAGCGAAAAGTGTTCGAGCAAGGACGCGGCGGTTATTGCTATGAACTCAACCAATTGTTCCTGGCGTTGTTGCAGGCGTTGGGTTTCGAGGCCCGGGGCATCACCGGACGCGTGGTGATGAACGCGCCTGAGGGCACTTGGACTGCCCGGACCCACCGGCTGAGCCTGGTGACGTTCGAGGGTGTGCGCTACATCACCGACGTCGGCTTCGGTGGCATGGTGCCAACAGCGCCGCTGCTGCTGGACAGCCGTGAGGCACAAGTCACGCCCCATGAACCGTACCGCATCGAGACCCATGCGGACGGTTACCTGTTGCGTGCCAACGTGGCCGACGAATGGCGGCCGATGTACCTGTTCGATCTGCAACGCCAGGAAGACATCGACTACACCCTCGGCAATTGGTACGTCTGCAGCCACCCTGAGTCGCCGTTCATGGGCCGGTTGATGGTCGCCCGCACCGGTGATGGGCTGCGCAAGACCCTGAACGGCAACAGCTATGCCGTGCACCGGATAGGGCAGGAGAGTGAACGACGATCGCTCACCGATGCCGACGAGTTGATCGACGTGCTGGAACAGGAATTCGACTTGCGCGTACCGCCTCGCGAGCTGTTGCGGCCAGCAGTCGTGGGCTTGCTCCAGCCATAA